In Hypomesus transpacificus isolate Combined female unplaced genomic scaffold, fHypTra1 scaffold_170, whole genome shotgun sequence, the genomic stretch CCTGGACGGGCGGGCCTGCCTGACTCACGGGCGCCCCCTGGAGCTGTACAGCCGGGAGGACGAGCGCTGCGTCTGCGCTCTCTGTCTGGAGGAAGGTCAAGAGGTCGTCTCCACGGAGACCGaatgggagaagaagaaggtgaCGTCCGTTTGTCTGTGAGGCGTGACGTGTTGTTGGCTGACGTTGCCTTACacgtatattgtgtgtgtatgtgtgtgtgtgttgtatgtgtgtgtcacaggcTGAGTTGGAGGAAACGATAGCCGAGATCCGACAAAAGGTCGACGAGAGAAAAAGGAAACTGAAGGAGATCAATGAATCTGTCGAGAACTGCAAGGTGAGAGCTAGCattgagagaagaagagggaagagaagggaagaaagagcgcaggagagaaagaggggaagagagaagtgaAAACGTCAGCAGGGTGGAGATCCCACACAGCACCAGGAGTTCAAACCCACTCCTGAGAGACGttccctctccccaggcccGGCTGGACCGCGAGCGGAGGGACATCCAGGCGGCGTTCGGTGCAGTCTTGGCCACCGTGCTGGAGGCTCAGGAGGACGCCCTGCGGCCCCTGGAGGAGCGACAGGagagcctggggagggagggggaccggCTCTGCCTGGAGCTGCAGGGAGACGTCAACAAGCTGGGAGAGGCCGTCTCAAAGATGGAGGACATCGCCAACATCGAGGAccacatcctcttcctccaggtgaggacaggggatgggggggggggggggggcttagggAAGGAAGTCCTGAGGAGCGTTAGGGTACTGTGGTGGAAACTTCCATAGACCCCTTGTCCATTATGCATGGTTAGCTGCCATGAAGGATGTGTTTGAAGTGTGGGTTTTATTATCATGAAATATATATTTGagagatatactgtatatagatTCTCTATAGATGGAGAATATACAGGACTTgtaggggaaagagagagagagagagagagagagagagagagagagagagagagagagagagaggaagacatgcagAAATAGTGTGAGTTGGCCACGAGAGCGTTTACACCCGTGCAGCTCTAAACAAGTCACGTGACACCTCCATCCAATCAGACGTTTCCGTCCCTGTCGGGCCTGACCGGCGGCAGAGACTGGACCGCCGTTTCCGTGGATACGTCGCTGTCTTTCGGAACGCTGAGGAGCGTCTGCTCCGCCCTGACGGAGAGGACgcagcaggagctggagaagctcACCTCCGTGGGTGagacacccctctctcttttacatccctctctttcttacctctctctatcactctctcgctctgtctgagTTTACCTATGGTGAGGAGTGAAAAAGAAATCCCTCTTAATGATGATgacctgtttgtttgtttgttctcaGAACTCGAGAGGATCCAGAAATTTGAAGGTATGCTTTTAAAAACTAAGGATATCATCTAGGAAAAGCCTTGTCCTACATAATTATTTGAACGCCGTTTAAAACCCCATTTCACCCCATTTTCTATCATTATGGTGTTAGTTTTTTTGTATCCGCTAAAGTCCATTTCCACttcaacctgtgtgtgtcccaaaCAGTTGCCGTGACGTTGGACACGGACACGGCTAACCCCCAGCTGGTCGTGTCGGCGGACGGCAGAGAGGTGAGACACGGGGCGAGTGCCCGGGAGCGCCCCGACGACCCCGGACGCTTCGACCTCTTCGCCAGCGTCCTCGCCGTCAACCGCCTCAGCTTTGGACGCTCctactgggaggtggaggtcgGAGACAAGACCGGCTGGGATCTGGGCGTCGCCAGCGAGGACGCCAACCGGAAGGGGAAACTGGCTTTGAACCCGGCGAACGGTTACTGGGCCATAGTGCTGTATAACGAGGACCAGTACGGAGCCCTGGAGGATCCAcccaccctgctccaccccaGGGACAAGCCCCGGaaggtgggggtgtttgtggacTACGAGGAGGGGCTGGTGTCCTTCTACGACGTGGAGGCCGGGGCTCACCTCTACTCCTACACTGGGTGTGGCTTCACAAGGAGCCTCTACCCCTACTTCAGTCCACACCTTCTTCTCAATGAGAAGAACGGAGGTCCTCTGACTATCTCACCTGTCAAGCATCGATAGTGTTGGAACTCTGGATACAAAACTAGATAGCCTAACCAAAGTGAAATGTTAATAGCCTGTGTGAAGGCATGATTGATATGCTTTTGATTTACTTTGTATGGTGAAAGGTTTACACTTGAAAACTTTGCATTCATGCCCTTTTATATATGTTTTTGGTATAAAGAGTTAACATTCTGCTGATAATGTACAATAAAGATATATGCAAAAAAAATCTATTAAGTTTTATAGTTAAGTGCATTGGTGTTCAGTTTTTCAATGAAATATTGATTCTTATAAAACTCTTTTTAGGTATCACTGAATTAAACAAACTAAAGTACAGCAAGGGGGAACAGCACATTATTGAAACAAAAGCAAAGAAGAATTTATGAAAAAAATACTGGACTTGTACTGTTAACTAAGGGATTGTATGTCTCAGTGGttaaagcatttgactgcagattaagACGTTGCAGGTCCATCATGAATACAAACAACATCAATGTATTTGTATGGAGACTTTATTCTTTAAAAGATGCATGATTGTCAGTTAGGCAAGAAGTTTATGCATTCTGAAATAAACAAACAGCTGTATCCTAGTCAGCACTGAGGAGGAAGCCACTGAAAGTGGTATGACCAAAGTCATCCCCCCAAACGTGAGTTTGAGAGCGCATGATCACATAGACCGGGTCCCCCTCGTTCAGCTCCAGGGTCACTGCGTTGCCCCCGTTGTCGGCCTTATCCTCAGCTTTGTGATCCGACGTGGTGACGATTCGTTTTCCATTCTTGAGTAGTAATAACACTACTCCCTCTTCGCCTCCTGCATGATAGAAGTAGCAGAAATAGTACACCCCTTTCATTGGGGCGGTAAAGactcctgtggagagagagagagttttttgTGGTAATCTGTACAGTCCATTTAAAAGGTTAAATATGAGGTTGTCTCGATCTGAAACCCTTCTGCTGTTCCTACTAGTCTAAAACTGATTTCTTTCAAAGCTGGTTCGTAAATTGTTCAGTTTTTTCCTACTATTTTGTTTACTTAgggaaaaagtgaacaattgtgtAGATATAATTAGATCAAATGTACCTGTATTTGAATTGTAGGCATTGCCAATGTTAGTGATGACGGTTTTGTAAATCATTGTGGTGTCAACATTGAAAGGACCAATTGTTCCAGTTCCTCCTGCTGCAGCAGAGAAGATGAcctgtgttctctctgtgtaaAACAAAACCacatcattacatttacatatttagcagacactcttatccagagcgacttacagtaagtacagggacagtctcccctgaggcaagtagggtgaagtgcctagcccaaggacacaacgtcatttggcgcagccaagaatcgaaccggcaaccttctgattaatagccagagtccctaaccgctcagccatctgactccccgtcATCATTACAATCATTACAATTAGCTTGTGTTGTCGAGAAACAATAACGTTTCCTTGAAATTATCCCTTTTACCTTTCTTTCGGAGATGATCAACTTGGCTTTCTAGAAGTTTCAGCCTGTCTTCCAAGGTTGAGGAGGGAAGCTGTGTCGACTCTTGGTCTTCCTGAGCAGCAGACAGACCACAGAACAGCAACACCAGCAAACAGGACAAGTTCTTCATCTTCAGCACGATTCTGTTGGCTATCAAACACCTTCAATGGTTCCCCGAGAAGAAGTCTCTTATTTTATAAAGCAActggcagtttttttttgtaaatttcTGGGATTTAGTCCAGGCATATAACTTATTGACAGAGCAGCATACATTCTCTACCAGTGTTTCTGTCATTTACGGGAAATACCTAGCAAAAACATGTGTTAACCCTGAACATACAGATCACCGTCTGAACCAGAGTTGATTGACCGAGTGTCTACACTTCAGGTTAAAGACATTTTTCTGTCCAATAAATCAACTGATGAACAGCAATAGTTGAAGTTAATATCCACTAACTAGACATGGGACCcaataaacaataaaacattGATTGTTCTATACCACATGAAAATAAGTAACAGCAATAGATTTATTCAGTAATAATTATTGAAACATTACTTGGCACTGGGCATTCAAACATTGACAGAGCAGCATACTGTCTGGTTATGCCAGTTTAGCAGTCATTTCCCTCAAATGCTTGGCACAAATTATGTGGATCCTGAACTGACTGGTAAGACAATGAATCAACACAGCGTGTCCACACTGCAGGTTCATGTGGTCATTTATGCGataaatgaactgacaaagaGAAGTTAATACCCACTTGCTAGACATGGCTAAACCCAATCAACAATAAAATATAGCTTGTTCTATACCACAAGAAGAAAAGTAATAATAGTGGATataaaaactgaaaacaaacaaacacaaaacaaaagacTACACTAATATTGTTTTCTTGCAAAACAATTACAatacttaataataataactactgATATAATTCATTACATTAGTCATCAGTAGGCTATAATATTGAAAATCATTTAAAAATAGCAGTTGATCGAGGCTTTGGCTGTGCTCCAGATGTGGAAACTGTTCTGCCTGAAGTGCAACACAGCAGGGGTTTGAAAGTTGTATCGGTTAATTAGCACTAGAGGGCAGTAATGTACATCACTGACCAGTGACCATCCTGTGTACTTGTACATGATGATGGCTCGTTATGCTCATATCAGTTACAATGGGAAGTTCTGAAATTGTTCTTGCCCAGTGCCAAgtaatgttttaataaatattGTTGATCCTGAACTCTATTGACTGGTAAGACAATCAACACAGTGTATCCACACTGCAGGTTTTAGTGGTAATTTATGCGataaatgaactgacaaagaGAAGTTACGGTAATATCCACTGAATACAGGAGAGTATAAACCATAAGCTATTAAAGTGGTTAACTTGTGTACAGTAAATGCATTGTTTGCTGGTTTATTTTGCTACTTCTCAGTACACCACATTAAGTACACCCCTAAGTACTGTAAGACTTTGAATACTTAAAGTGCAAATCAACACCTCACCACTCTAGTGGGTTTGTTTCTGTTAAAATTTAAAACCGTATAAGAGGGTAAAAACATACCAGGAAAACATTGGTATGATGTAATAAAATTGCTATTTCGTGCATTAAATTAATAGTGTGTATATGATCAGGGATTAATAATAATCAATTGTATTGGTGTCACCGAGTGGCCCCCAAATCCTTTCTGCTTCAGGCCCCATAAAGGGTTAGAGCCGGCCCTGGCTTCAGCCATGTGCTTCAGGCCCCATAAAGGGTTAGAGCCGGCCCTGGCTTCAGCCATGTGCTTCAGGCCCCATAAAGGGTTAGAGCCGGCCCTGGCTTCAGCCATGTGCTTCAGGCCCCATAAAGGGTTAGAGCCGGCCCTGGCTTCAGCCATGTCCCAAAAAAGACACGGAAACACAAATTGTCCCAACCAAAAACTGCAGAGTGAAACATAACGTTGATagtacataaagctcaaaaaactgtatttgcacTTAAATTAATGCCATTTTCTTTTATTTGGCTTCAACTTTTGATGTCTTTACCCACGCTGAAATCCAACCTACTCCCTTGGGTCTCATTCCAGTAAAT encodes the following:
- the LOC124489066 gene encoding complement C1q-like protein 4, which gives rise to MKNLSCLLVLLFCGLSAAQEDQESTQLPSSTLEDRLKLLESQVDHLRKKERTQVIFSAAAGGTGTIGPFNVDTTMIYKTVITNIGNAYNSNTGVFTAPMKGVYYFCYFYHAGGEEGVVLLLLKNGKRIVTTSDHKAEDKADNGGNAVTLELNEGDPVYVIMRSQTHVWGDDFGHTTFSGFLLSAD
- the LOC124489087 gene encoding E3 ubiquitin-protein ligase TRIM39-like — encoded protein: MASALFTPSTSSTAFSCTPVLIGDHLMCSICLELFEDPVTTPCGHTFCKGCLERNMALNDLVCPLCKAHLRSKPEVNIILRELIQELKIAQSKRDDHLIGGDPGEVVCDVCTGSKLQALKSCLVCLTSYCETHLEPHYQARRLKGHRLVAPVEDLDGRACLTHGRPLELYSREDERCVCALCLEEGQEVVSTETEWEKKKAELEETIAEIRQKVDERKRKLKEINESVENCKARLDRERRDIQAAFGAVLATVLEAQEDALRPLEERQESLGREGDRLCLELQGDVNKLGEAVSKMEDIANIEDHILFLQTFPSLSGLTGGRDWTAVSVDTSLSFGTLRSVCSALTERTQQELEKLTSVELERIQKFEVAVTLDTDTANPQLVVSADGREVRHGASARERPDDPGRFDLFASVLAVNRLSFGRSYWEVEVGDKTGWDLGVASEDANRKGKLALNPANGYWAIVLYNEDQYGALEDPPTLLHPRDKPRKVGVFVDYEEGLVSFYDVEAGAHLYSYTGCGFTRSLYPYFSPHLLLNEKNGGPLTISPVKHR